GGAACAATAACGTGCAGCTAAGCATCGTTTATTGTTCCTTTTTTCGTAGCAAGAGGTAAACTGTTGTCCTTTGTAATGTGCTTTTATGCTATTGGTCGCTCATTTTCGTGCGTAGCGAGCGGAAGCCTTCTCCAAGAATTTCACTGGCGTCCATGATGGTAATAAAAGCGTCCGGGTCCACCAGATTGATGTGCTCTTCCAGAATGGCTACTTCGCGCCGGCTTACTACCGTGAAGATGATTTCCTTTTCCTGGTTCGTAAACATGCCAACGCCTTTCAGATAGGTACCGCCACGTTCCAAATCGACCAGTATCTTATCCTTTATCTCGTCATGTTTGTCGGAAACGATGATGAGCGCTTTGTTGTAATTGGCCCCGGCCATGGTCTGGTCGATGGCTTTTCCGGTGATGTAAATGACCAGCCAGCTGTAAAGAGGAATCTGCCAGTCTTTGAATGCAAGCAATGCCATCAAAACAATGGTCGAGTCGACATAAATCATCAACTGTCCGAGTGGCATGTTGGTGTATTTGGCGATAATCATGGCGATTATATCGGAGCCACCGGAAGTTGCTTTCGATTTGAAAATCAACCCCAATCCGAAACCAATCAGCACCCCTCCGAAGATGCAGGAGAGCAG
This Prolixibacter sp. NT017 DNA region includes the following protein-coding sequences:
- a CDS encoding YitT family protein is translated as MAFLPKERVFSLRWFIDYMYIIVGSFILAVGFVYFISPHKIVPGGVYGIAIIVHYLTHGLFSFWPEGVPIGLFGLILNIPLTYAGIKILGPRFGVKTIVGFVLSSVFMDAITYMRVDGDAPLVHDVLLSCIFGGVLIGFGLGLIFKSKATSGGSDIIAMIIAKYTNMPLGQLMIYVDSTIVLMALLAFKDWQIPLYSWLVIYITGKAIDQTMAGANYNKALIIVSDKHDEIKDKILVDLERGGTYLKGVGMFTNQEKEIIFTVVSRREVAILEEHINLVDPDAFITIMDASEILGEGFRSLRTKMSDQ